The proteins below come from a single Pleuronectes platessa chromosome 1, fPlePla1.1, whole genome shotgun sequence genomic window:
- the scamp2l gene encoding secretory carrier membrane protein 2, like: protein MSGFDSNPFADPVDVNPFQDASVTQATSGATETTGEFNPFSANDMGNHTGTTIPISSGSTQPAILQTSVEQSAQAAVTAAAQASLVKQQEELEKKAAELERKEKDLQNRTAGRTNTGTKENNWPPLPSFSPVKPCFYQDFDEDIPEEYHRICKRMYYLWMFHCATLFLNVLACLAYFTVDAQNGVDFGLSILWFLLFSPVSFVCWYRPVYRAFRSDSSFSFFFFFFVFFFQVAVYIIQTVGIPRWGNSGWITAISMIGSNLAVAVVMMVVAGFFTVNSVLGIILLKMVHSKYRRTGASFTKAQQEFSQGVLTNRNIQTAAAGAAASAAQGAFGSA, encoded by the exons ATGTCGGGATTCGATAGCAACCCCTTCGCGGACCCGGTGGACGTGAACCCCTTCCAG gaTGCCTCAGTCACACAAGCCACCAGCGGGGCCACTGAAACCACCGGGGAGTTCAACCCCTTCTCTGCAAATGACATG GGAAATCACACTGGCACGACCATCCCCATCTCTTCTGGCTCCACTCAACCTGCCATACTACAGACCTCAGTGGAGCAGAGCGCACAA GCAGCTGTGACGGCTGCTGCCCAGGCGAGCCTGGTCaaacagcaggaggagctggagaagaaggcGGCTGAGCTGGAGCGGAAGGAGAAGGACCTACAGAACAGGACGGCAGGCAGAACCAACACTGGCA CTAAAGAGAACAACTGGCCGCCTCTGCCCAGTTTCTCCCCGGTGAAGCCCTGCTTCTATCAGGACTTTGATGAGGATATCCCTGAGGAGTACCACAGGATCTGCAAGAGGATGTACTACCTCTGGATGT TCCACTGCGCCACTCTCTTCCTCAACGTGCTGGCCTGCCTGGCGTACTTCACTGTAGATGCTCAGAACGGTGTGGACTTCGGTCTGTCCATCCTCTGGTTCCTCCTCTTCAGCCCGGTGTCCTTCGTCTGCTGGTACAGGCCGGTCTACAGAGCCTTCAG GTCTGacagctccttcagcttcttcttcttcttcttcgtcttcttcttccaaGTGGCGGTGTACATCATCCAAACTGTGGGGATCCCCCGGTGGGGAAACAG TGGATGGATCACAGCAATCAGCATGATCGGCTCCAATTTGGCTGTGGCCGTGGTTATGATGGTGGTCGCTGGTTTCTTCACTGTAAACTCTGTCCTGGGTATCATCTTATTGAAAATG GTCCACTCTAAGTACAGACGGACAGGAGCCAGCTTCACCAAGGCTCAGCAGGAGTTCTCCCAAGGAGTCCTGACCAACAGAAACATCCAGACGGCTGCAGCCGGTGCTGCCGCCTCTGCTGCACAGGGAGCCTTTGGCTCTGCGTAG